One genomic window of Opitutia bacterium includes the following:
- a CDS encoding BON domain-containing protein, which translates to MKTNYLSTLLLLSASPLALFASTETDRKIEEAARASYNYRTVLENHVQVKAVDGIVTLTGTVQDKDDKALAADTVENLPGVKAVNNEITIDATYPEHSDGWIAFKIRSTLLVKSNVSAANTTVTVQDGVVTLNGTADNLAQKELTEVYAKEIDWVKSVKNNLVVTDKPAPASTLGEKIDDASITSQVKFALLSHKSTSALKTKVTTNDGAVVITGEASSDAEKSLVTKLAKDIRGVKAVSNNMSVKS; encoded by the coding sequence ATGAAAACAAACTACCTGTCCACTTTGCTTCTTCTCAGCGCCAGTCCGCTCGCGCTTTTCGCCTCCACTGAAACCGATCGCAAGATCGAGGAAGCCGCCAGGGCTTCCTACAATTACCGCACGGTCCTCGAGAACCACGTGCAGGTGAAAGCCGTCGACGGCATCGTCACGCTCACCGGCACCGTCCAGGACAAGGACGACAAAGCTCTCGCCGCCGACACCGTCGAAAATCTTCCCGGCGTCAAAGCCGTGAACAACGAGATCACGATCGACGCGACGTATCCCGAACACTCGGACGGCTGGATCGCCTTCAAGATCCGGAGCACCCTGCTCGTGAAGAGCAACGTCAGCGCCGCCAACACCACCGTCACCGTGCAGGACGGTGTCGTCACCCTCAACGGCACGGCGGACAACCTCGCCCAGAAGGAACTCACTGAGGTCTACGCCAAGGAAATCGACTGGGTGAAATCCGTGAAGAACAACCTCGTCGTCACCGACAAACCCGCGCCCGCCTCCACCCTCGGCGAGAAGATCGACGACGCCTCGATCACCAGTCAGGTGAAGTTCGCCCTCCTCAGCCACAAGTCGACGAGCGCACTCAAGACCAAGGTGACCACCAACGACGGTGCCGTCGTCATCACCGGCGAAGCGTCGTCGGACGCCGAGAAATCTCTCGTCACCAAACTCGCGAAAGACATCCGCGGCGTGAAGGCCGTCAGCAACAACATGTCGGTGAAGAGCTGA
- a CDS encoding DNA starvation/stationary phase protection protein, translating to MKSLLGLAEPARLEVGRLLNLLLADETMLYITTRDYHWNVTGPCFASLHQQFETQYEQIADWIDQIAERARALDVGACGNWAELTDAARCSATAGIELSAEEMITALLALHESLIAQLRTDSDACTTQHHDAGTADFLTGLMEKHEKTAWMLRAQLEGAEPEATARPKRKLQSTAS from the coding sequence ATGAAATCTCTCCTCGGACTCGCCGAACCTGCCCGCCTCGAAGTCGGCCGCCTCCTCAATCTTCTGCTCGCCGACGAAACGATGCTCTACATCACCACCCGTGACTACCACTGGAACGTCACCGGCCCGTGTTTCGCCAGCCTGCACCAGCAATTCGAAACCCAGTATGAGCAGATTGCCGACTGGATCGACCAGATCGCCGAGCGCGCCCGCGCCCTCGACGTCGGCGCCTGCGGCAACTGGGCCGAGCTGACCGACGCCGCGCGTTGCTCCGCCACCGCGGGAATCGAGTTGTCCGCCGAGGAGATGATCACGGCACTGCTCGCCCTCCACGAATCCCTGATCGCCCAGCTCCGGACCGACAGCGACGCCTGCACCACGCAGCACCATGATGCCGGCACCGCGGACTTCCTCACCGGCTTGATGGAAAAACACGAGAAGACCGCCTGGATGCTGCGCGCACAGCTCGAAGGCGCGGAGCCAGAGGCCACCGCTCGTCCCAAGCGCAAACTCCAATCCACCGCCTCATGA
- a CDS encoding DUF3185 family protein: protein MNKPFSAALLVIGCILLIYGLSSADSLGSQFSRFFTGAPTDKTIWLLIAGAAAAVVGLVGLFRGSRLP, encoded by the coding sequence ATGAACAAGCCCTTCTCCGCCGCGCTGCTGGTTATCGGCTGCATTCTCCTCATCTACGGCCTGAGTTCCGCCGACTCCCTCGGCTCGCAATTCTCGCGCTTCTTCACCGGCGCCCCCACCGACAAGACCATCTGGCTGTTGATCGCCGGAGCGGCCGCCGCCGTCGTCGGTCTGGTCGGGCTCTTCCGCGGCAGCCGACTACCATGA
- a CDS encoding DUF1328 domain-containing protein yields MSLPPLLSYAVSFLIIALIAGVLGFGVVAGTAATIAKVIFLVFLALFIMSLFRARNP; encoded by the coding sequence ATGAGCCTTCCTCCTCTCCTCAGCTACGCGGTCAGTTTCCTGATCATCGCACTGATCGCCGGCGTGCTCGGCTTCGGCGTCGTCGCCGGCACCGCCGCCACGATCGCCAAGGTCATCTTCCTCGTGTTCCTCGCCCTCTTCATCATGTCGCTGTTCCGCGCGCGGAACCCCTGA
- a CDS encoding DUF883 family protein, with protein sequence MKTQPESTTQSPEQLLNDLRALVVETEKMLAGSLTEQAGDAVGALRARYDAAQERLGELYAGAKTRLAAGAKCTDEAIRSHPYESIAIAAGVGLLLGVLLGRRGH encoded by the coding sequence ATGAAAACCCAACCCGAATCCACGACTCAGTCACCTGAGCAACTCCTCAACGATCTCCGCGCCCTGGTGGTCGAGACCGAAAAAATGCTCGCTGGCTCACTCACCGAGCAAGCGGGCGACGCCGTCGGTGCGCTGCGCGCCCGCTACGACGCCGCCCAGGAGCGCCTCGGCGAACTCTATGCCGGCGCCAAGACCCGCCTCGCCGCCGGCGCCAAATGCACCGACGAAGCGATCCGCTCGCATCCTTACGAATCCATCGCGATCGCCGCCGGCGTCGGCCTGCTGCTCGGCGTGTTGCTCGGCCGCCGCGGCCACTAA
- a CDS encoding phage holin family protein — translation MASDPPASAGFIDSLRALGDGLVAGALERLELFAVELHEEKLRLIQTFIWICAAAFAGMMAIAFASLTLVYVCPESARSSVLAGLTVFYVAVCATIILLLRRFLLRQPRPFAATRQEIGVDRACIRNRN, via the coding sequence ATGGCCTCCGACCCGCCGGCTTCGGCCGGTTTTATCGATTCACTCCGCGCGCTCGGCGATGGTCTCGTCGCCGGCGCGTTGGAGCGGCTCGAGCTGTTTGCCGTCGAACTTCACGAGGAAAAACTCCGTCTCATCCAGACGTTCATCTGGATTTGCGCCGCCGCCTTCGCCGGGATGATGGCAATCGCTTTCGCCAGTCTCACTCTGGTTTACGTCTGCCCCGAGAGCGCCCGGTCGTCTGTCCTCGCCGGACTGACGGTCTTCTACGTCGCCGTCTGCGCGACGATCATTCTCCTCCTGCGTCGTTTTCTCCTCCGCCAACCGCGCCCCTTCGCCGCAACGCGGCAGGAAATCGGCGTCGACCGCGCATGTATCCGCAACAGGAACTAG